The Hevea brasiliensis isolate MT/VB/25A 57/8 chromosome 9, ASM3005281v1, whole genome shotgun sequence nucleotide sequence CCACCACCACAATCCCTACCAGTTTGGTGTCGTCCCCCGCAATCCACTGGTGAACAAATCCGCCACTCGCCCTCAACTCCGCCAGAGCCGCTTCAATTGTGTTCGCAGATAGCGAAACCAAGGCGGCGACGAGGAAAACGCGAGAAGCGTGGCCGCTGGGGAAGGAGTAATTGTCAGCGGAAACGGCGGCGGACATGTGAGGATTGTAGGGAGGGCGAGGACGGCGGAAAATGATCTTAATTAGGCCGACGAAGGAGAGGTCGAGGAGGAGACCGAAGAGGAGAGGGGAAAGGAAAGGAATGAGAGAGGGGGAGAGAGGGGAAAGGCAAAGGGCGAGTGTAATGGGAAAGGAAAAGCGGAAGTCGGCCGATAATTCAAGGACGAGGTGAAGCGAAGCGG carries:
- the LOC110660398 gene encoding probable lipid phosphate phosphatase beta isoform X2; this translates as MATRSSPLRHLLTFDAKFSHFLHSLFNSYLPASLHLVLELSADFRFSFPITLALCLSPLSPSLIPFLSPLLFGLLLDLSFVGLIKIIFRRPRPPYNPHMSAAVSADNYSFPSGHASRVFLVAALVSLSANTIEAALAELRASGGFVHQWIAGDDTKLVGIVVVAVRVWAAMTALSRVLLGRHFLIDVLAGACLGVFEGLLAFQFLRLEELLSLLLYQKVGRGRS
- the LOC110660398 gene encoding probable lipid phosphate phosphatase beta isoform X1, with amino-acid sequence MATRSSPLRHLLTFDAKFSHFLHSLFNSYLPASLHLVLELSADFRFSFPITLALCLSPLSPSLIPFLSPLLFGLLLDLSFVGLIKIIFRRPRPPYNPHMSAAVSADNYSFPSGHASRVFLVAALVSLSANTIEAALAELRASGGFVHQWIAGDDTKLVGIVVVAVRVWAAMTALSRVLLGRHFLIDVLAGACLGVFEGLLAFQFLRLEELLRKLAEVEVNCFGIGALGDASLAIYWVDISKIL